A stretch of Bradyrhizobium sp. AZCC 2262 DNA encodes these proteins:
- a CDS encoding ammonium transporter, which translates to MGLWKYARQRLVPFAVALLGIALLCALFGDIALAEDAGPPACGGKILEKCTPNSGDTAWMLTSVALVLMMTIPGLGLFYGGMVRKKNVGDTVMTSFAVTCLVTILFALFTYSMAFRAGSPFIGGLDRMFLKDILSDIGKGGIGNPNPLAATIPESVYICFQMTFAIITPALIAGAFAERMKFSAMLWFIGLWAIFVYAPIAHWVWGPDGIFSAGNDAAWVKVLDFAGGTVVHINAGVAGLMCAIMLGKRSETGPAHNMVLTFIGASLLWVGWFGFNAGSAVTAGMQAGMAMLVTQIATAVAAFTWMLVEWALKGKPTVIGICSGAVAGLVAITPASGFVGPVGAFAIGIGAGVCCYWGCTGLKRLFSYDDALDCFGVHAIGGIVGALLTGVFAVEQYGGTAGALEGNVGQFVNQCIGVATVFVYDAVVSLIILFVVKIFVGLRVTQDIEREGLDLALHGEVVQ; encoded by the coding sequence ATGGGACTCTGGAAATATGCGCGCCAAAGACTCGTACCTTTCGCGGTTGCTCTCTTGGGGATCGCGCTTCTCTGCGCGCTGTTCGGTGACATCGCGCTCGCGGAAGACGCGGGACCGCCGGCCTGCGGTGGCAAGATTCTCGAGAAGTGCACACCCAACTCCGGCGATACCGCATGGATGCTGACGTCGGTTGCGCTCGTATTGATGATGACCATTCCGGGTCTCGGACTGTTCTATGGCGGCATGGTGCGCAAGAAGAACGTGGGCGACACGGTGATGACCAGCTTTGCCGTCACCTGCCTCGTTACCATTCTGTTCGCGCTGTTCACCTACAGCATGGCGTTTCGCGCCGGCTCGCCGTTTATCGGGGGCCTGGATCGGATGTTCCTGAAGGACATCCTGAGCGACATCGGCAAGGGAGGCATCGGCAATCCCAATCCGCTCGCCGCGACCATTCCTGAAAGCGTGTACATCTGCTTTCAGATGACGTTCGCCATCATTACGCCAGCGCTGATTGCCGGCGCGTTTGCCGAGCGGATGAAGTTCTCGGCCATGCTCTGGTTCATCGGCCTGTGGGCGATTTTCGTCTATGCGCCGATTGCGCACTGGGTCTGGGGACCCGACGGCATCTTCTCCGCCGGCAACGACGCCGCGTGGGTGAAAGTGCTGGATTTCGCCGGCGGCACTGTCGTGCATATCAACGCCGGTGTTGCAGGGCTGATGTGCGCGATCATGCTCGGCAAGCGTAGCGAGACCGGACCGGCGCACAATATGGTGCTTACTTTCATTGGCGCCTCCCTGTTGTGGGTTGGCTGGTTCGGATTCAACGCCGGCTCCGCTGTGACCGCGGGCATGCAGGCCGGCATGGCCATGCTTGTGACCCAGATTGCCACGGCCGTTGCCGCCTTTACCTGGATGCTGGTGGAGTGGGCGCTGAAGGGCAAGCCAACCGTCATCGGCATCTGCTCGGGCGCGGTCGCCGGCCTTGTGGCTATTACGCCGGCTTCCGGTTTCGTCGGGCCGGTCGGCGCCTTTGCCATCGGAATCGGGGCAGGTGTCTGCTGCTACTGGGGATGCACCGGCTTGAAGCGCTTGTTCAGCTATGACGATGCGCTGGATTGCTTCGGCGTTCATGCGATCGGCGGCATCGTCGGCGCGCTTTTGACCGGGGTGTTCGCGGTCGAGCAATACGGCGGAACGGCGGGCGCTCTGGAAGGCAACGTTGGTCAGTTCGTCAACCAGTGCATCGGCGTCGCCACCGTTTTCGTTTATGATGCCGTCGTCAGCCTGATCATTCTCTTCGTGGTCAAGATCTTCGTCGGTCTCCGCGTGACGCAAGACATCGAGCGGGAAGGGCTCGACCTCGCGCTGCACGGAGAAGTCGTGCAATAA